One Anabas testudineus chromosome 15, fAnaTes1.2, whole genome shotgun sequence genomic window carries:
- the LOC113159679 gene encoding zinc finger protein ZIC 4-like — protein MKRAAVVARHNGLVSPLGNNNSGASSIVSPPQTRATSISACADSGAGGGVEGLLDFSKGPAVKTELVCKWVERTCSRQRLGRTAASVCQQTFTSMHELVDHVTTEHVAAGLETLSHVCMWHECARGGKAFKAKYKLINHIRVHTGEKPFSCAFPNCGKMFARSENLKIHTRTHTGEKPFQCEFCERRFANSSDRKKHSQVHTASKPYDCKALGCTKSYTHPSSLRKHMKVHVKSSPTSEPQDLYDSIPHQLQQPHQALLEPLDLKMNHLSPSLANSNTHFPLLSSHELDISSASEVDHKLLLRSSSPLAMPLDLSLSGLKSQLTQKQQSGRTPRRSQRSVNPALPQLSNIKEWYVCTRTTAPHFPLLHPDHIKSEPSDDEEYVT, from the exons ATGAAGCGGGCGGCTGTAGTGGCCAGGCACAATGGCCTCGTCTCTCCGCTGGGGAACAACAACTCCGGGGCTTCGAGCATCGTCTCGCCACCGCAGACGAGAGCCACTAGCATCTCCGCTTGTGCCGACAGCGGCGCCGGCGGCGGGGTGGAGGGCCTGTTGGATTTCTCCAAAGGCCCCGCTGTCAAAACCGAGCTGGTGTGCAAATGGGTCGAGCGAACTTGCAGCAGACAGCGGCTCGGGCGGACGGCGGCGTCCGTCTGCCAGCAAACTTTCACCTCCATGCACGAGCTGGTTGACCACGTCACCACGGAGCATGTAGCGGCGGGGCTCGAGACCCTCAGTCACGTCTGCATGTGGCACGAGTGTGCGCGCGGCGGGAAGGCGTTCAAAGCCAAATATAAACTCATCAACCACATCCGCGTGCACACCGGGGAGAAGCCCTTCTCCTGCGCGTTCCCCAACTGCGGCAAGATGTTCGCACGCTCCGAGAACCTCAAGATtcacacgcgcacgcacacgg GTGAGAAGCCATTCCAGTGTGAGTTTTGTGAGCGCCGCTTTGCCAACAGCAGTGACCGAAAGAAGCATTCGCAGGTCCACACAGCCTCAAAGCCCTATGACTGTAAGGCCCTTGGCTGCACCAAGTCCTACACCCACCCCAGCTCCCTGCGCAAGCACATGAAAGTTCATGTCAAGTCGTCGCCTACCTCTGAACCCCAGGACCTGTACGACTCCATCCCTCATCAGCTCCAACAACCACATCAGGCTCTACTTGAGCCCCTAGACCTTAAAATGAACCACCTCTCCCCGTCACTTGCCAACAGTAACACTCACTTTCCCCTTTTGTCCAGTCATGAGTTGGACATCAGCTCAGCCAGCGAAGTGGACCATAAGCTGCTGCTGCGGAGTTCATCTCCGCTGGCAATGCCTCTTGATCTCTCTCTGTCGGGTCTGAAGAGTCAGCTGACCCAGAAGCAGCAGAGTGGCAGGACCCCGCGCAGGAGCCAGCGCTCAGTCAATCCAGCCTTACCTCAGTTGTCTAACATTAAAGAGTGGTATGTCTGTACCAGGACTACAGCGCCACATTTTCCTCTGCTTCACCCAGACCACATCAAATCAGAACCTAGTGACGATGAGGAGTATGTTACATAG
- the pcca gene encoding propionyl-CoA carboxylase alpha chain, mitochondrial — protein sequence MAAHSLSPSLNRLLFAGKYASLHSRCCAVHSRVQYSTVYNPSEKTFDKILIANRGEIACRVMKTCKKMGIQTVAVHSEVDSSAVHVKMADEAVCVGPAPTNKSYLNMDAIMDAIRATGAQAVHPGYGFLSENKEFAKRLAAEGVTFIGPDTQAIQAMGDKIESKLIAKAAKVNTIPGFDGVVKTAEEAVKIAQDIGYPVMIKASAGGGGKGMRIAWNDEETREGFRFSSQEAASSFGDDRLLIEKYIDNPRHIEIQVLADKHGNALWLNERECSIQRRNQKVVEEAPSTFLDPVTRQAMGEQAVQLARAVQYSSAGTVEFLVDSKKNFYFLEMNTRLQVEHPITECITGLDLVEQMIRVAKGYQLQHKQQDIPINGWAIETRVYAEDPYKSFGLPSIGWLSQYQEPLNLSNVRVDSGIQEGSDISIYYDPMISKLVTYGATRGEALARMEEALDNYVIRGVTHNIPLLREIITHPRFISGDINTNFLPEVYPEGFKGHQLEEDKRRELVASAVALHITAQLRSQKVLGNLRVSSTPVECNHWELCVELGERRHVADVTKSGNIYTVEVDGNKVEISGEWNLASPLLPLRINGKHRMLQCLSRDISGKIVLQYLGTSFKLRVLSKLAAELNSYMPEKVAEDTSSILRSPMPGTVVAVSVKPGDTVAEGQEICVIEAMKMQNSLTAVKQAKVKSVHCKPGETVGEGDLLIELE from the exons ATGGCGGCGCACAGTCTCAGTCCATCACTGAACAGGCTGCTGTTCGCAGGAAAG tatGCTTCACTCCACTCCCGATGCTGTGCAGTGCACAGCAGGGTCCAGTATTCCACAGTTTACAATCCCAGTGAAAAG ACCTTTGACAAGATCCTTATTGCCAACAGAGGAGAAATCGCTTGCAGG gtgATGAAGACATGTAAGAAGATGGGCATCCAGACTGTAGCTGTTCACAGTGAGGTTGACTCCAGTGCT GTTCATGTAAAGATGGCTGATGAGGCTGTGTGTGTCGGCCCTGCCCCCACCAATAAGAGCTACCTGAACATGGACGCTATCATGGATGCTATCAGAGCAACTGGAGCACAAGCT GTTCACCCTGGCTATGGTTTCCTGTCTGAAAATAAGGAGTTTGCAAAGCGACTG GCAGCAGAAGGTGTGACATTCATTGGCCCGGACACCCAAGCTATTCAGGCAATGGGGGATAAAATTGAGAGCAAGCTAATCGCTAAAGCTGCTAAGGTCAACACAATTCCTGGATTTGATGGTGTAGTCAAG acTGCTGAGGAAGCTGTGAAGATTGCACAGGACATTG GCTACCCAGTGATGATCAAAGcatctgcaggaggaggagggaagggaatGAGGATAGCTTGGAATGATGAGGAGACAAG GGAAGGTTTTCGATTCTCGTCCCAGGAGGCAGCATCAAGCTTTGGAGACGACAGGCTGCTCATTGAGAAATACATAGATAACCCCAGACACATAGAGATACAG GTGCTGGCTGATAAACATGGTAATGCTCTGTGGCTGAATGAGAGGGAGTGCTCCATCCAGAGGAGGAACCAGAAGGTGGTGGAAGAGGCTCCTAG TACTTTCCTCGATCCAGTGACCAGACAGGCGATGGGTGAGCAGGCAGTGCAGCTGGCCAGGGCTGTGCAGTACTCTTCTGCTGGCACTGTCGAGTTCCTGGTAGACTCTAAGAAGAACTTCTACTTTCTGGAGATGAACACACGACTACAG gTCGAACATCCAATCACAGAGTGTATTACTGGCCTAGACCTGGTGGAGCAGATGATCAGGGTTGCCAAGGGTTACCAActccaacacaaacagcaagaTATCCCAATAAATGGCTGGGCCATTGAGACTCGGGTCTATGCTGAG GATCCTTACAAGTCTTTTGGTCTTCCCTCCATTGGGTGGCTATCACAGTACCAAGAGCCACTCAACCTCAGCAAT GTCCGGGTAGACAGTGGCATCCAGGAGGGCAGTGACATCAGCATCTACTATGATCCTATGATCTCTAAG CTGGTTACCTATGGAGCTACTCGAGGTGAGGCTCTTGCCAGGATGGAGGAAGCTCTGGATAACTACGTCATCAGAG GTGTGACCCACAACATCCCACTCCTGCGAGAGATCATCACCCACCCTCGCTTTATCTCTGGCGACATCAACACCAACTTCCTGCCGGAGGTTTACCCCGAGGGTTTCAAGGGCCACCAGCTGGAGGAGGACAAGCGTAGGGAGCTGGTGGCCTCAGCAGTAGCTCTACACATCACTGCTCAGCTCCGTTCACAGAAGGTCTTGGGTAACTTGAG GGTTTCCTCCACCCCTGTGGAATGTAACCACtgggagctgtgtgtggagctgggGGAGAGACGCCATGTTGCAGACGTAACCAAATCAGGAAACATTTATACT GTGGAGGTGGATGGAAATAAGGTGGAAATCAGTGGAGAGTGGAACCTGGCCTCCCCACTGTTGCCACTCCGTATCAATGGCAAACACAGGATGCTACAG tgtctgtCCAGAGATATTTCAGGAAAAATAGTACTTCAGTACCTGGGCACATCG tttaAGCTTCGTGTTCTGTCCAAGCTGGCTGCAGAGCTGAACTCCTACATGCCAGAGAAAGTCGCAGAGGACACCAGCAGCATCCTGCGCTCACCAATGCCAGGCACAGTGGTGGCTGTGTCTGTTAAACCTGGAGATACG GTTGCAGAGGGTCAGGAGATATGCGTGATCGAAGCTATGAAGATGCAGAACAGTTTAACTGCTGTCAAGCAAGCAAAG GTTAAGAGCGTCCACTGTAAGCCAGGAGAGACGGTGGGAGAGGGAGACCTGCTGATAGAGCTCGAATAA